In a single window of the Salvelinus namaycush isolate Seneca chromosome 6, SaNama_1.0, whole genome shotgun sequence genome:
- the LOC120049200 gene encoding protein S100-P-like encodes MSQLETAMAILLKTFDKYSGAEGNKDTLSKAELKTMIEKELPSLLKASKNPEDCDKLMKALDHNGDSEVDFNEFIVLVSALTCACHNRCPKK; translated from the exons ATGTCCCAACTCGAGACAGCGATGGCCATCCTCCTGAAGACCTTTGACAAGTACTCCGGAGCCGAGGGCAACAAGGACACGCTGAGCAAGGCTGAGCTCAAGACCATGATAGAAAAGGAGCTGCCTTCTCTCCTGAAG GCCTCTAAGAACCCTGAGGACTGTGACAAGCTGATGAAGGCTTTGGACCATAATGGAGACTCTGAGGTGGACTTCAATGAGTTCATAGTCCTGGTCTCTGCTCTCACCTGCGCCTGCCACAACCGCTGCCCCAAGAAATGA